The Lachnospiraceae bacterium genome has a window encoding:
- a CDS encoding aspartate ammonia-lyase, which translates to MEEIMQYRIERDSIGEKEVPVDAYYGVQALRGHENFHITGHRLEKEFIESLAEIKIACATINNECGELDKNICDAICQASREILEGKFHNEFICDPVQGSAGTTINMNANEVIANRAIEILGGVKGNYKIVHPNDHVNRAQSTNDVIPTAGKMTAIKLMKKAKFQLERLEKALAVKEKEFWNVVKMGRTEMQDAVPIRLGQEFGAYRCAVKRDIRRFDLAMEELSYVNMGGTAVGTSINAKPYFVEHIVPRLSMVSGLDLHQCENLIDGTQNLDGFAYVSSILKTCVVSLAKMSHDLILMSSGPRTGFGEIKLPSKQNGSSIMPGKINPVVPEVMAQISYLIIGNDTTIMMAAEAGQLELNAYEPVLFYELFESINAITGGVETLVDNCILDIEANEERCRDLVENSVGIITVICPKVGYQQAADVAKEAIKTGKSVRTLLKEKHILSDEEVDEMLIPDHMV; encoded by the coding sequence ATGGAGGAAATCATGCAGTATCGTATTGAACGGGATTCGATTGGAGAAAAGGAAGTTCCGGTTGACGCATATTATGGCGTACAGGCGCTGAGAGGTCATGAAAATTTTCATATTACCGGTCATAGACTGGAAAAAGAGTTTATTGAGAGCTTAGCAGAAATTAAAATTGCATGCGCAACGATTAATAATGAATGCGGAGAGCTGGATAAAAATATCTGCGATGCAATTTGCCAGGCGAGCCGTGAGATTTTGGAGGGTAAATTCCATAATGAATTTATCTGCGACCCGGTACAGGGCAGCGCAGGCACCACAATTAACATGAATGCAAATGAAGTGATTGCCAATCGTGCGATTGAGATTTTGGGGGGAGTTAAGGGCAATTATAAGATTGTACATCCCAATGATCATGTAAACCGTGCGCAGTCCACCAATGATGTCATTCCTACAGCTGGCAAGATGACAGCGATTAAACTGATGAAAAAGGCTAAATTCCAGCTGGAGCGTCTGGAAAAGGCTTTAGCTGTGAAGGAAAAAGAGTTTTGGAACGTGGTAAAGATGGGACGTACGGAAATGCAGGATGCAGTGCCGATTCGCCTGGGTCAGGAATTTGGAGCCTATCGCTGCGCTGTTAAAAGAGATATCCGGCGTTTTGATCTGGCCATGGAAGAGCTTTCCTATGTAAATATGGGAGGAACAGCTGTTGGTACCTCCATTAATGCAAAGCCTTATTTTGTAGAACATATTGTACCGCGTTTAAGCATGGTGTCAGGACTCGATCTGCATCAATGTGAAAATCTGATTGACGGTACGCAGAATCTGGATGGATTTGCTTATGTTTCTTCTATTTTAAAAACCTGTGTCGTGAGTTTGGCGAAGATGTCCCATGATTTGATCCTGATGTCTTCCGGTCCGAGAACTGGATTTGGAGAAATTAAGCTGCCTTCTAAGCAGAATGGCTCTTCTATTATGCCGGGTAAGATCAATCCGGTAGTGCCGGAGGTAATGGCACAGATTTCCTATTTAATTATTGGCAATGATACGACCATTATGATGGCAGCAGAGGCGGGCCAGCTAGAGCTGAATGCCTATGAGCCAGTGCTTTTTTATGAACTGTTTGAATCCATCAATGCGATTACGGGCGGCGTTGAAACGCTGGTGGACAATTGCATTTTGGATATTGAAGCAAATGAAGAGCGTTGCCGTGACTTGGTGGAAAATTCAGTAGGCATTATTACGGTGATCTGTCCGAAGGTTGGCTATCAGCAGGCGGCCGATGTGGCCAAAGAAGCGATTAAGACCGGAAAATCCGTTCGTACCCTGTTAAAGGAAAAGCATATTTTGAGCGATGAAGAAGTGGATGAAATGCTGATTCCGGATCATATGGTATAA
- a CDS encoding O-acetylhomoserine aminocarboxypropyltransferase/cysteine synthase, with the protein MKELRKDAKIETQCLHAGYTPKNGEPRVVPIVQSTTYCFDSTDHIAALFDMPTEYMYSRFANPTCDAVEKKIAALEGGAGAMLTSSGQAASLLSILNLCNAGDSFIAASTIYGGTINLFAVTLKKLGIECIWVDSGASEEEIQAAFKPNTKAVFGETLANPALVVFDIERFAKVAHQNGVPLIVDNTFATPYLCRPFEFGADIVVHSTTKYMDGHALQVGGVIVDSGHFDWAASGKFPEFTEPDESYHGVVYTREFGNLAYIIKARMQLMRDFGCYPAANSAFLLNLGLETLPVRMKQYCENAMQVASMLERSEKVASVNYPGLSSNPYHEMAQKYLPKGCSGVISFSIKGGRQNAVKFMDSLELASNVVHVADIRTCVLHPASATHRQLTDEQLVAAGIDGGMIRLSVGLENVEDIMADVQQALDKI; encoded by the coding sequence ATGAAAGAATTAAGAAAAGATGCTAAGATCGAGACACAGTGTCTTCATGCCGGCTATACGCCGAAAAATGGAGAGCCGCGTGTAGTCCCGATTGTGCAGAGCACAACCTATTGTTTTGATTCAACAGATCATATCGCGGCCCTGTTTGATATGCCTACTGAATATATGTATTCCCGGTTTGCCAATCCGACCTGCGATGCAGTAGAGAAAAAAATTGCGGCCTTAGAAGGGGGCGCCGGCGCTATGCTGACGAGCAGCGGTCAGGCGGCCAGTCTGCTCTCTATTTTAAATTTGTGTAATGCTGGTGACAGCTTTATCGCTGCTTCTACTATCTATGGCGGTACGATCAACCTGTTTGCCGTGACGCTTAAAAAGCTGGGCATAGAATGTATTTGGGTAGACAGCGGAGCGAGTGAAGAAGAGATTCAGGCAGCATTTAAGCCCAATACGAAGGCTGTGTTTGGCGAGACATTGGCGAATCCGGCGCTGGTCGTTTTTGATATTGAGCGATTCGCTAAAGTAGCACATCAAAATGGTGTACCGCTTATTGTTGATAATACCTTTGCCACACCGTATTTGTGCAGGCCGTTTGAGTTTGGCGCCGATATTGTCGTACATTCCACAACAAAATATATGGATGGACATGCGCTGCAGGTGGGCGGTGTGATCGTGGACAGCGGTCATTTTGATTGGGCCGCCAGCGGCAAATTCCCTGAATTTACAGAGCCGGATGAAAGTTATCATGGCGTGGTGTATACCCGCGAGTTTGGTAATCTGGCATATATTATTAAAGCGCGTATGCAGCTGATGAGAGATTTTGGCTGTTATCCGGCTGCCAATTCGGCTTTCTTGCTGAATCTGGGGCTGGAGACGCTGCCGGTGCGCATGAAGCAGTATTGTGAAAATGCCATGCAGGTAGCCTCCATGCTGGAGCGCTCAGAGAAGGTTGCTTCTGTCAATTATCCGGGACTCTCTTCCAATCCATATCATGAAATGGCGCAGAAATACCTGCCCAAAGGATGCAGCGGCGTGATTTCCTTCTCCATTAAGGGCGGTCGCCAGAATGCCGTTAAATTCATGGATAGTCTGGAGCTTGCCTCTAATGTGGTGCATGTGGCCGATATTCGTACCTGTGTGCTTCATCCTGCGTCGGCGACGCATCGCCAGCTAACGGATGAGCAGCTGGTAGCCGCAGGCATTGACGGCGGCATGATTCGCCTCTCCGTAGGTCTGGAAAATGTGGAGGATATTATGGCGGATGTGCAGCAGGCACTGGATAAAATCTGA
- a CDS encoding MATE family efflux transporter → MSAQQLERSISVSSILRFTFPTIIMMVFTSIYSMVDGIFISRLVGADAISATNIVYPVIYIVIGLGSMLGAGGNAVLAKKLGEGRSREACEDLSFFTLFSFLLVVGFSAFCLLAIKPLLYALGTNDRLYPYCRDYFFVSVCGFPAYMLQLIFQNYFITAGRPNLGLISSVAAGIINAILDYVFIAVFHLGISGAALATLTGYLIPAATGLIFFSHNKGGLCFRRPRLRLRLLLQALANGSSEFVSNVATALIFLVLNIVTLRVLGEDGLAAISIVLYSQFVFTAVYMGYSSGVAPLISYNYGAGNIQNLHRIFRICLGFVIASSVLMTVLPLFLAKPLMAVFTSRDSAVFSIAVHGFLVFSLGYLFAGLNIFSSAFFTAFSNGKVSAIISFSRTFALILPALLLLPHFIGGDGIWLAIPIAEALCFFLSLYFLKTRRIQYQY, encoded by the coding sequence ATGTCAGCGCAACAATTGGAGCGGAGCATTTCCGTCTCCTCTATACTTCGTTTTACGTTTCCCACCATCATTATGATGGTATTCACTTCTATTTATTCGATGGTCGATGGCATCTTCATCTCCCGTTTAGTAGGAGCTGACGCCATTTCAGCTACCAATATCGTATATCCCGTTATCTACATCGTGATCGGCCTCGGCTCCATGCTGGGCGCAGGTGGCAATGCCGTTTTAGCCAAAAAGCTAGGAGAAGGCCGCAGCCGCGAGGCCTGTGAGGATCTTTCCTTTTTCACACTGTTCTCCTTTTTACTCGTTGTTGGCTTCTCTGCGTTTTGTTTGCTTGCTATAAAGCCTTTACTCTATGCACTGGGCACCAATGATCGCCTCTACCCCTATTGCCGGGACTATTTTTTTGTCAGTGTTTGCGGCTTTCCCGCTTATATGCTGCAGCTGATCTTTCAGAATTATTTTATCACTGCCGGACGCCCCAATCTCGGGCTCATCTCTTCTGTCGCGGCCGGCATCATCAATGCAATTCTCGACTATGTTTTTATCGCTGTCTTTCATCTGGGCATCAGCGGCGCCGCTTTGGCGACGCTCACCGGCTACCTCATTCCTGCGGCTACCGGCCTTATCTTCTTTTCTCATAACAAAGGAGGCCTTTGCTTCCGCCGTCCGCGGCTGCGCCTCCGCCTCCTGCTTCAAGCTCTAGCCAACGGAAGCTCTGAATTTGTTTCCAATGTCGCCACAGCCCTCATTTTTCTTGTGCTCAATATCGTTACACTGCGTGTACTGGGTGAGGATGGACTGGCGGCCATCTCCATCGTATTATACAGTCAATTTGTTTTCACTGCCGTTTATATGGGGTATTCCAGCGGCGTGGCTCCACTCATCAGCTACAATTACGGTGCAGGCAATATTCAAAACCTGCACCGCATCTTCCGCATCTGTCTGGGGTTTGTCATCGCATCGTCTGTGCTCATGACAGTCCTGCCCCTCTTTTTGGCAAAGCCTCTTATGGCTGTTTTCACCTCGCGTGACAGCGCCGTTTTTTCTATTGCTGTTCATGGCTTTCTGGTTTTCAGCCTTGGCTATCTCTTTGCCGGCCTCAACATCTTTTCCTCTGCCTTTTTTACAGCCTTTTCCAACGGCAAGGTCTCTGCCATTATTTCCTTTTCCCGTACCTTTGCTCTGATTCTGCCGGCCCTTCTCCTTCTTCCGCATTTCATCGGCGGCGATGGCATCTGGCTTGCCATTCCGATCGCAGAGGCTCTCTGCTTTTTCCTTTCCCTCTACTTTCTAAAAACGCGCCGGATCCAATATCAGTATTAA
- a CDS encoding chromate transporter has translation MIWLRLLYEFFKTGLFAVGGGLATLPFLYEMAEKTGWFTNQDILNLVAISESTPGAIGINMATYVGYLTTGPLGGVLATLALIAPSIIVIIMISKIIEPFKNSPAVQGVFKGLRPASTGMITAAGLSVAELAFLNLTKWSGWNASSLLAVVNWKALVLAAVVWLALKKFKKHPIVYIAFAAAVGIIFKF, from the coding sequence ATGATCTGGCTTCGACTGTTGTATGAATTTTTTAAGACTGGCCTGTTTGCTGTGGGCGGCGGGTTGGCGACGCTTCCGTTTTTATATGAAATGGCGGAAAAGACAGGCTGGTTTACCAATCAAGATATTTTAAATCTGGTGGCAATCTCAGAATCGACGCCGGGCGCCATCGGAATCAATATGGCCACCTATGTGGGCTATTTGACCACCGGTCCTTTGGGAGGCGTACTGGCAACGCTGGCGCTTATCGCGCCGTCAATCATTGTGATTATTATGATTTCTAAAATTATAGAGCCCTTTAAAAACTCACCTGCGGTGCAGGGCGTATTTAAAGGGCTCAGGCCGGCGTCCACCGGGATGATTACAGCAGCAGGGCTAAGCGTAGCCGAGCTTGCCTTTTTAAATCTGACAAAATGGAGCGGCTGGAATGCTTCCAGCTTGCTGGCCGTGGTGAACTGGAAAGCGCTTGTGCTGGCGGCTGTGGTCTGGCTGGCGCTAAAAAAGTTTAAAAAGCATCCGATTGTGTATATTGCCTTTGCGGCTGCGGTGGGGATTATTTTTAAATTTTAA
- a CDS encoding chromate transporter, with the protein MKRYLQILLVFMQLGVCTFGGGYAMLSLLQKIVVEKYHWVTEEELMDYYAIGQCTPGIIAINTSTFIGYKLLGVLGAIVATIGFAIPSICIILVIAAFVQNFADLEIVGHAFAGIRVCVCVLILDAVIKLGKKALVSKAAVGIFLIVTALAVFTDISTIVLVLASGIAGYILYKIGGKTA; encoded by the coding sequence ATGAAACGCTATTTACAAATACTATTGGTTTTTATGCAGTTGGGGGTATGTACCTTTGGCGGAGGCTATGCCATGCTTTCTTTGCTGCAGAAGATTGTTGTGGAAAAATACCACTGGGTTACCGAAGAGGAGCTAATGGATTATTATGCCATTGGACAGTGCACGCCGGGCATCATTGCCATCAATACCTCGACGTTTATCGGATATAAGCTGCTGGGCGTTTTAGGCGCTATTGTGGCTACGATTGGCTTTGCGATTCCTTCTATCTGTATCATTTTGGTGATCGCTGCCTTTGTACAGAATTTTGCGGATTTAGAGATTGTCGGACATGCCTTTGCAGGGATCCGCGTCTGCGTCTGTGTTCTGATTCTGGACGCTGTGATTAAATTGGGCAAAAAGGCGCTGGTCAGTAAGGCAGCGGTGGGAATTTTTCTGATTGTTACCGCGTTGGCTGTTTTTACAGATATTTCTACCATTGTGCTGGTGCTGGCCTCCGGTATTGCCGGCTATATTTTATATAAAATAGGAGGAAAAACAGCATGA
- a CDS encoding AraC family transcriptional regulator — translation MNYRECIDDAIEFIETNIKEKLTAQQISEQMGYSVYHFCRVFALQKDVTLMDYVRKRRLSIARSELLKGKRIIDIAVEYGYETASGFAKSFRKEFGYSPTTYMARMSDIDLKLLTRNGDYSMNPIIMKKESFKVAGYGIETNVTNGHMKDIAAYWDTYTGENLENKMYTQLCPPKHGEVGICFSSTKDENIVYLLGVIVDDFTKATPDMITVEVPEAEYAVFTTPPVDLTNKGSDTNDPLADVVKATWKYIFEEWFPNSGYRYDESKIDFEFYDERCHSHPDSTMDIYIPILKK, via the coding sequence TTGAATTATCGTGAATGCATTGACGATGCTATCGAATTTATTGAAACAAATATCAAAGAAAAATTAACCGCGCAACAGATTTCTGAACAAATGGGATACTCCGTTTATCATTTTTGCAGAGTGTTTGCTTTACAGAAAGATGTAACGCTTATGGATTATGTCCGAAAAAGACGATTATCCATTGCACGCTCCGAATTACTTAAAGGTAAAAGAATTATTGATATTGCTGTAGAATATGGTTATGAAACAGCAAGTGGTTTTGCAAAATCCTTTAGAAAAGAATTTGGATATAGCCCAACCACCTATATGGCTCGTATGAGTGATATTGACTTAAAATTATTAACTAGAAATGGAGATTACAGTATGAATCCTATTATTATGAAAAAAGAATCGTTTAAAGTAGCTGGCTATGGTATAGAGACCAATGTTACAAATGGTCATATGAAAGATATTGCTGCCTACTGGGATACTTATACAGGCGAAAATCTTGAAAATAAAATGTACACACAGCTATGCCCGCCTAAACATGGGGAAGTTGGAATTTGCTTTTCATCTACAAAAGATGAAAATATAGTATATCTTTTAGGTGTCATCGTTGATGATTTCACAAAAGCTACTCCTGACATGATTACAGTTGAAGTGCCGGAAGCTGAATATGCTGTTTTTACCACACCACCTGTTGATTTGACAAATAAGGGCAGTGATACAAATGATCCATTAGCTGACGTTGTAAAAGCAACCTGGAAATATATCTTTGAAGAATGGTTTCCAAATAGCGGATATCGATATGATGAAAGCAAAATTGACTTTGAATTTTACGATGAAAGATGTCATTCTCACCCAGATTCAACCATGGATATCTATATTCCTATACTAAAAAAGTAA
- a CDS encoding DUF4430 domain-containing protein, producing the protein MMFKRMKKWLSFFCFMVLIAAMALSMTACNANKVTGDSSIATQDSSAVSENTVLGEGKTEFTFIVTDAEGKDTTFEIHTDKATVGEALLDVELIAGEVGQYGLMVTTVNGTTVDYDKDGAYWAFYVDGEYASTGVDSTPVTAGSTYAFKVEKG; encoded by the coding sequence ATCATGTTCAAAAGAATGAAAAAATGGTTATCGTTCTTCTGCTTTATGGTGCTGATTGCGGCTATGGCACTTTCTATGACAGCTTGTAACGCTAACAAGGTAACCGGTGATTCTAGTATCGCCACGCAGGACTCTTCCGCCGTTTCCGAAAACACCGTATTAGGCGAAGGCAAAACAGAATTTACTTTCATCGTTACGGATGCGGAAGGAAAGGATACGACCTTTGAGATCCATACCGATAAGGCCACGGTAGGAGAGGCTCTTTTAGATGTAGAGCTCATTGCCGGAGAAGTCGGTCAGTATGGCCTCATGGTCACCACTGTCAACGGAACAACCGTTGATTATGACAAGGACGGCGCTTATTGGGCCTTTTATGTAGACGGTGAATATGCAAGCACCGGCGTGGATTCCACTCCAGTTACCGCCGGCTCTACTTATGCTTTTAAGGTTGAAAAGGGTTGA
- a CDS encoding DegV family protein — MNFKIMSDSSCDLGKQRVEELGIDMVPFYVSFDGETYYKEIEEIDIREFYQKMVDNPDQYPKSSMPSVMDYAERFERYAKEGQPVLCICITSKFSGSYNAARVAAEQVTEEYPQAQIKVLDAQMNTVLQGLLVEEAVKMRDQGLELAEAFERLEKMRGSGRIFFTIANMEYLVHGGRVGKVLKVAGSRLKIKPLITLREGEIFPSGLAMGRASSLKKVETLLFNYLEKEKAVLNHFQMVVGFGYDREEGESFLQHILEELRKRGYTKKLELRQIGATIGVHTGPHPLGVGILKVVTE, encoded by the coding sequence ATGAATTTTAAGATTATGAGCGATAGCTCCTGCGATTTGGGCAAGCAGCGCGTAGAAGAGCTGGGCATCGATATGGTGCCGTTTTATGTGAGTTTTGACGGAGAGACATATTATAAAGAAATTGAAGAGATAGACATCCGGGAGTTTTATCAGAAGATGGTAGACAATCCGGATCAGTATCCGAAATCCTCGATGCCCTCTGTCATGGACTATGCCGAGCGATTTGAGCGCTATGCGAAGGAGGGGCAGCCGGTGCTCTGCATCTGCATCACCTCTAAATTCAGCGGTTCTTATAATGCAGCCCGCGTGGCGGCGGAGCAGGTGACAGAGGAGTATCCGCAGGCACAGATCAAGGTGCTGGATGCCCAGATGAATACGGTGCTGCAGGGACTTTTGGTGGAAGAGGCTGTCAAAATGCGCGATCAGGGGCTGGAGCTTGCAGAGGCTTTTGAGCGGCTGGAAAAAATGCGGGGCAGCGGCCGTATCTTCTTTACGATTGCCAATATGGAGTATCTGGTCCATGGAGGCCGCGTAGGCAAAGTGTTAAAGGTGGCCGGCAGCCGGCTTAAAATTAAACCTCTGATTACTCTGCGGGAGGGTGAGATTTTCCCTTCCGGGCTGGCGATGGGAAGAGCCTCATCCTTAAAGAAAGTAGAAACGCTGCTGTTTAACTATCTGGAGAAGGAGAAGGCGGTATTAAATCATTTTCAGATGGTGGTTGGCTTTGGCTATGACAGAGAAGAGGGCGAAAGCTTTTTGCAGCATATTTTGGAGGAGCTTCGAAAGAGAGGATATACCAAAAAGCTGGAGCTTCGTCAAATTGGCGCGACCATTGGCGTTCATACAGGACCGCATCCGCTGGGAGTAGGCATTTTGAAGGTTGTTACCGAGTAA
- a CDS encoding dihydroorotate dehydrogenase, producing MNKNLVVELCGIPMKNPLTTASGTFNPQAHSQFYDLGILGAVTVKGVADIPWPGNPTPRIAETYGGMLNSVGLQNPGADVFIAEDLPFIRRFDTKVIVNLAGHSIAEYCRVAEKMTEADVDLLELNISCPNIKEGGVAFGTNASMAEEVVREVRKVVTKPLIVKLSPNVTDITEIAKAAEAGGADALSLINTLFGMRIDVYKRRPVLAQKMGGFSGPAVKPVAVRMVYQVHQACDLPIVAMGGVATGEDVAEFIMAGATMVATGTMNLTEPDCPVRILAELEAFMEKTGITDINEIRGIIE from the coding sequence ATGAATAAGAACTTAGTCGTTGAGCTTTGCGGCATTCCGATGAAAAATCCGCTCACCACAGCCTCGGGCACCTTCAATCCGCAGGCGCATAGTCAGTTTTATGATCTGGGGATTCTGGGAGCCGTCACGGTTAAAGGCGTGGCAGATATCCCATGGCCGGGCAATCCTACGCCGCGCATTGCCGAAACCTATGGCGGCATGCTGAATTCGGTGGGCCTGCAAAACCCGGGAGCTGACGTCTTTATCGCTGAAGATCTGCCCTTTATCCGCAGGTTTGATACCAAAGTTATTGTTAATTTGGCAGGGCATTCGATTGCAGAGTATTGCCGCGTAGCGGAAAAAATGACGGAGGCCGATGTGGACCTTTTGGAGCTGAACATTTCCTGTCCTAATATTAAAGAGGGCGGTGTGGCGTTCGGAACCAATGCTTCCATGGCCGAAGAAGTGGTGCGTGAGGTGAGAAAGGTTGTCACAAAGCCGCTGATTGTGAAGCTGAGCCCTAATGTGACGGATATCACGGAGATTGCTAAGGCGGCTGAGGCCGGCGGCGCGGATGCGCTTTCGCTGATCAATACTTTGTTTGGAATGAGAATTGACGTGTACAAGCGGCGTCCGGTGCTGGCGCAAAAAATGGGCGGCTTTTCGGGGCCGGCTGTGAAACCAGTGGCGGTGCGCATGGTGTATCAGGTGCATCAGGCCTGTGACCTGCCGATCGTGGCGATGGGCGGCGTAGCGACCGGAGAGGATGTGGCTGAGTTTATAATGGCTGGTGCGACCATGGTGGCAACCGGTACGATGAACCTGACGGAGCCGGATTGTCCGGTGCGGATTCTGGCGGAGCTGGAAGCTTTTATGGAGAAGACCGGCATAACGGATATCAATGAAATCAGAGGGATTATTGAATAA
- a CDS encoding dihydroorotate dehydrogenase electron transfer subunit — protein sequence MFNDRVTLIQQDRLDEQIYRMTLAAPDIAQTAQPGQFVNLYSDDKSKLLPRPISICDVDPKEGILILIYAVVGAGTKELSQLQPGDTLRVMGPLGKGFPLEEAEEADEIFIVGGGLGMPPLLYLSRMLTEKDPESRSKIKIFLGFRSEPWMGREFEPYGTVYMTSDDGASGFKGNVLQRIQFYLKEQNQSKRRILYTCGPIPMMHAIQRFFEKDETMALWFSLEERMGCGFGACAGCPARLRMPDGSIKREGVCKLGPVFPGKAVIFYE from the coding sequence ATGTTTAATGATCGGGTAACACTTATCCAGCAGGACAGGCTGGATGAACAGATCTACCGCATGACGCTTGCGGCGCCTGACATTGCCCAGACTGCGCAGCCGGGGCAATTTGTCAATCTGTACAGCGACGATAAAAGCAAACTTTTGCCCAGACCTATCAGCATCTGTGATGTAGATCCAAAGGAAGGTATTTTGATTTTGATCTACGCTGTAGTGGGCGCCGGCACGAAGGAGCTTTCCCAGCTACAGCCGGGGGATACGCTTCGCGTGATGGGACCGCTGGGAAAAGGCTTTCCCTTGGAGGAAGCAGAAGAAGCCGATGAAATTTTTATCGTAGGCGGAGGATTGGGCATGCCGCCCCTTCTGTATTTGAGCCGCATGCTGACGGAAAAGGATCCGGAGAGCCGCAGCAAAATCAAAATCTTTCTTGGCTTTCGCAGTGAACCCTGGATGGGACGTGAATTTGAGCCCTACGGTACGGTGTATATGACGAGTGACGACGGTGCGTCTGGTTTCAAAGGAAATGTGCTGCAGCGCATACAGTTTTATCTAAAAGAGCAAAATCAGTCTAAACGGCGGATTTTATATACCTGCGGCCCCATTCCGATGATGCATGCCATTCAGCGCTTTTTTGAAAAAGACGAAACCATGGCTCTGTGGTTTTCGCTGGAGGAGAGGATGGGATGCGGCTTTGGCGCCTGTGCCGGCTGTCCTGCCAGGCTGCGTATGCCGGACGGCAGCATCAAGCGGGAAGGCGTCTGTAAGCTGGGCCCTGTATTCCCGGGAAAGGCGGTGATTTTTTATGAATAA
- the pyrF gene encoding orotidine-5'-phosphate decarboxylase has translation MIDRLIDQIQKLKNPTVVGLDPRLSMIPAHIKEKAFDEHGKTLAGAAAAFLAFNQAIIDATYDLIPAVKPQVAMYEMYGAAGMQAFIDTVAYAKKKGLIVIGDVKRNDIASTAQAYSDGHLGEVEIEGETIEPFGEDFITVNPYLGTESIEPYFAHMKNRDKGLFVLVKTSNAGSGEIQDLPMGSEGHPLYETVGQLVNKWGADFRGAYGFSDIGAVVGATHPEQGARLRQLLPHVFFLVPGYGAQGGTAEDLAGCFNQEGIGAIVNSSRGIIAAYQNKKYSNQFKPEEFAQASRQAVLDMKADLNRVL, from the coding sequence ATGATTGACAGACTGATAGATCAGATTCAAAAATTGAAAAATCCAACGGTAGTAGGCCTGGATCCCCGTTTAAGCATGATCCCGGCGCACATAAAAGAAAAAGCGTTTGACGAGCATGGAAAAACGCTGGCCGGGGCTGCAGCAGCTTTTTTGGCCTTTAATCAAGCGATTATAGATGCCACCTATGATCTGATTCCTGCTGTTAAGCCTCAGGTCGCCATGTATGAAATGTACGGCGCCGCCGGGATGCAGGCCTTTATCGATACGGTGGCCTATGCCAAGAAAAAGGGGCTGATCGTGATCGGCGACGTAAAAAGGAATGATATCGCTTCTACAGCACAGGCCTATTCAGACGGACATCTGGGCGAGGTCGAGATCGAGGGGGAAACCATCGAGCCCTTCGGCGAAGATTTTATTACCGTCAATCCATATCTGGGCACGGAATCCATCGAGCCTTATTTTGCCCATATGAAAAATAGGGACAAGGGCTTGTTTGTACTTGTAAAAACCTCTAATGCCGGCAGCGGGGAGATTCAGGATCTGCCCATGGGCAGCGAGGGACATCCGCTATATGAAACAGTGGGACAGCTGGTCAATAAGTGGGGCGCTGATTTTCGCGGAGCTTATGGATTTTCTGATATCGGTGCTGTGGTCGGCGCTACACATCCTGAGCAGGGAGCGCGCCTGCGTCAGCTGCTTCCGCATGTGTTCTTTTTAGTACCCGGCTATGGAGCGCAGGGCGGTACGGCTGAGGATCTGGCAGGCTGTTTTAATCAAGAGGGAATCGGCGCGATCGTCAATTCTTCAAGAGGCATTATTGCCGCATATCAGAACAAAAAATACAGCAATCAGTTTAAACCAGAAGAATTTGCACAAGCATCCAGACAGGCAGTTTTAGATATGAAGGCAGACCTAAACCGCGTGCTATAA